A window of Cryptomeria japonica chromosome 3, Sugi_1.0, whole genome shotgun sequence contains these coding sequences:
- the LOC131070988 gene encoding probable calcium-binding protein CML44 — MDKRMALSSVPNELRRMFDSLNQNDDGFLTLHEINCFLNKLGIQLTEEELKCLLMGISQRQDYSLTFDEFVRLYQSLLDESSPSTSTGSNEECQDLCLMEAFKVYDLNDDGYISSSELHQVLCNLGLIEQGGHCLEDCQRMICRYDGNLDGFIDFSEFKKMMVIDP; from the coding sequence ATGGACAAAAGAATGGCACTTTCATCAGTTCCGAATGAACTTCGCAGAATGTTTGATTCCTTAAACCAAAATGACGATGGATTCCTTACTCTGCACGAAATCAATTGCTTCCTCAACAAGCTTGGAATACAACTAACAGAAGAAGAGCTAAAGTGCTTGTTGATGGGTATTTCTCAGAGACAAGATTATAGCTTAACATTTGATGAATTTGTTAGGCTTTACCAATCTCTTCTGGATGAGAGCAGTCCTAGTACGAGTACCGGTAGTAACGAAGAATGTCAGGATTTATGTTTAATGGAGGCATTCAAAGTTTACGATTTGAATGATGATGGGTATATTTCTTCTTCGGAGCTTCATCAAGTTTTATGTAATTTGGGATTGATAGAGCAAGGTGGGCATTGTTTGGAGGACTGCCAGAGAATGATCTGCAGATATGATGGGAACTTGGACGGCTTCATAGACTTCTCTGAGTTTAAGAAGATGATGGTCATCGATCCTTGA
- the LOC131071016 gene encoding calmodulin-like protein 3, protein MALPSVPNELRRVFESINQNGDGILTLHEIICFLNKLGMHLTEEQLNCLLMGISHRQDGSLTFDEFVGLYQSVLDERSYSTSSGSNEGSQDLCLMEAFKVNDLNEDGYIFSSELQQVLCNLGLIEQGENCLENCQRMICRYDENLDGLIDFAKFN, encoded by the coding sequence ATGGCACTACCATCTGTTCCCAACGAACTTCGTAGAGTGTTTGAATCCATAAACCAAAATGGCGATGGAATCCTCACTCTGCACGAAATCATTTGCTTCCTcaacaagcttggaatgcatctaACAGAAGAACAGCTAAACTGCTTGTTGATGGGGATTTCCCACAGACAAGATGGTAGCTTAACATTTGATGAATTTGTTGGGCTTTACCAATCTGTTTTAGATGAGAGGAGCTATAGTACGAGTAGTGGTAGTAATGAAGGAAGCCAGGATTTATGTTTAATGGAGGCATTCAAAGTTAACGATTTGAATGAAGATGGGTATATTTTTTCTTCTGAGCTTCAACAAGTTTTGTGTAATTTGGGATTGATAGAGCAAGGAGAGAATTGTTTGGAGAATTGCCAGAGAATGATATGCAGATATGATGAGAACTTGGATGGCCTCATAGACTTCGCCAAGTTTAATTAG